Sequence from the Lentilitoribacter sp. Alg239-R112 genome:
GGCACCATTTATAAATATCCGTTCACCAGCTTTAAGTGAAATGCGAAGTGAATTCTTCATTGTAGCCCGTCCCTAATCATTTTTGTTATATCTATGATGCCTTGAAAATTATCCGTTTCACGGTGCCGAATTCGTTCGGATTCTTTAATGATCCATATACCTATAGAAATGAGGTTTGCCCGAAGTTCGTCATCCAGTTGATTTTCAGCTGAACCGAGATCTTCAATCAATCTAATCCACACACGGTTTACATAATAAAGAGCTTCTGTAGCCTCTTGAGAAGAGGCACCTTTATTTATGGCAAGCTGCAACATTTCAATTGACCGATCCAGAACCTGCCGTTCTCGATCCTTTGATTCAGTGACGTCATCTTCTTGAACGTCAGCATAGGAAAATTGATACATTACATCGCCCTTTTTATTTGCGTGCTAT
This genomic interval carries:
- the flaF gene encoding flagellar biosynthesis regulator FlaF, producing MYQFSYADVQEDDVTESKDRERQVLDRSIEMLQLAINKGASSQEATEALYYVNRVWIRLIEDLGSAENQLDDELRANLISIGIWIIKESERIRHRETDNFQGIIDITKMIRDGLQ